The Cellulophaga lytica DSM 7489 nucleotide sequence CTGTAAAAATGTTGGATGCAATTCTTTTAATTCTGGTACAATTTTATGTCTTATTCTGTTTCTTAAATATTTGGTTTCTTTATTGCTTTTATCTTCTCGCCACTTAATATTGTTTTGCTTAGCAAAATCTTCTATCTCATCACGAGTAAAAGGCAATAATGGCCTAGCTAATGCACTAGTTTTTGATGGTATACCCAACAAACCACCTACACCAGTACCACGAGATAAATTAATTAAAAAGGTTTCTAAATTATCATCTGCTTGATGGCCAGTTAACACGGTTTCTAGATTATTTTCTTTAACTAATTTAGCAAACCAAGAATACCTTAAGTCTCTTGCTGCCATTTGAATAGAAACCTTATTTTTAGCAACATAACCAACTGTATTAAAATTAGTTACGTATATTTTTTTTTGTAATTGTAGTGCCAGTTGACGAACAAATTCTTCATCTGCATCACTAGCTGCATCACGCAATTTAAAGTTACAATGCGCTATAGAAAAATCTAACTGCAATGCTGCACACAAATGTGCTAACACAACACTATCTACACCACCGCTACAAGCTACCAAAAACGGGCGTTGCAGTAACAGTGGAAAATGGGCTTTAATATGATTTTTAAATTCTTTTAGCACGTTACAAATGTAACTAAAGTTTAAGATATTTTACCTTCTAAAACCTGTCTCATTGCTTTTGCCTTAAGTAAGCACTCCTCATACTCCTTTTCTGGACTGGCTTTTGCTGTTATAGCACCACCAACAGAAAACGACACGTATTTTTCAGTGGCATTATACAAAATACTACGTATAACTACATTAAAATCAAAATCTTGCTCTGGTGTAATATACCCAACGGTACCACTGTACAAGCCTCTTTTTGTAGCTTCTAACTCTTCTATAATTTGCATTGCAGAGACCTTAGGAGCACCGGTCATACTCCCCATAGGAAAAGTCTCTTTTATAATATCTACTACATTTTTATCATCTTTAACAGTTGAAGTAATAGTTGAAATCATTTGATGTACTTGATTGTAAGTGTATACCTTGCATAATTCTTCTACTTGCACACTTCCTTTCACAGCACTCTTAGACAAATCATTACGTACCAAGTCTACAATCATTATATTTTCTGCACGTTCTTTTTCATCTTTGCCTAAATTAATCCGTAAATTTTTGTCTTCAATTTTGTTAGCAGATCTTTTTGAAGTTCCCTTAATTGGCTGAGAAATTACCTTTGTACCTTCTTTTTTTATATAACGCTCTGGTGATGCAGAAGCTAAATATTTATCATTTAATTTAAAGAAAACAGAAAATGGTGCTTTAGATATTTTATTTAATTGCAAGTAAGTTTCTAACGGATTAATAGCAGTGTTTTCTGCATAAAACTCTTGGCAAAAATTGGCTTCATATATATCTCCTCTGTGTATTTTTTGAAGCATTTTACCTACTCTATTAAAATAATCGTCCTTAAAGATTCTCATTTTAATATGTATGTTCTTTTCTTCTTGTTTTTGTTCTGCTTTTAGGTTGATTTTGGTAATTTCTTCGTAATCTGATTGTAGCTCATCATCAACCATATTTAAATATAAAAAATGAGCAGTATTCCCTTGTAATTGTATTATTTTTTTAGGCTGAAAAAAGTACAATTCAGGAAAATGCAGTCCATCAAAATTTG carries:
- the pabB gene encoding aminodeoxychorismate synthase component I, producing MRKSFSFTVDDVQVFKNQLLVWSQQFYEVVWLDSNLHENKYSSFDGMLAVDALTALSTDSFNAFDDLKTYQTETKDWIFGYLTYDLKNTTEQLKSANFDGLHFPELYFFQPKKIIQLQGNTAHFLYLNMVDDELQSDYEEITKINLKAEQKQEEKNIHIKMRIFKDDYFNRVGKMLQKIHRGDIYEANFCQEFYAENTAINPLETYLQLNKISKAPFSVFFKLNDKYLASASPERYIKKEGTKVISQPIKGTSKRSANKIEDKNLRINLGKDEKERAENIMIVDLVRNDLSKSAVKGSVQVEELCKVYTYNQVHQMISTITSTVKDDKNVVDIIKETFPMGSMTGAPKVSAMQIIEELEATKRGLYSGTVGYITPEQDFDFNVVIRSILYNATEKYVSFSVGGAITAKASPEKEYEECLLKAKAMRQVLEGKIS